The Desulfonatronovibrio magnus genome segment GTCAACTGGTTGCCCTTCCTTGAAACTGATGACAAGAACATCAGCGTCTTGGGAGTATTGTATCTTCATTGCATTCGCCTCCTTGAAAATATCTTTTTTTGTATGGAAAATATACAGTGACTAAAACCGGGATAGCTGCATCGTACTCATACACAGCCCTCAATACGTGTTCACCAAAGCATCTATGTGCGATGAATCTGTCGTGATGGCCGGCAAGGACTTCTTCCGGGTCGAGCAATGCTTTCGCTACCATTTCCAGTGTAAGCTGCCACTTGTTCATTCTTTAAAGAGCATGATTCAAAAAAAGAAGTTGCACTTGCTGATCATTTATTTCAAATGTAAACAGCGTCCCTTTTGGAACAACAATACGTTTAATGCAAACTGCCGTCAATTTAAGATTCCTTGTTATTCAATATTGTTACGATTGTCCGTATCCTTCCATATGTTCCGTGGATAAAAAGCGACAGAAGAACTTCGCCCACGGAATACACTGAAAAGCGCGGAAAAGGAATCTTTAAATTCGGTGTCCTTCCGTGCCTGCCCAGTGAAATTCCTGCCCGGTGAAACAAATCCATAGGATTTCCTGCAAAGAAGGGTTTAACTGGGTCTTCCCATTTCACATCGAGTGTTCCGCCTGCCCAGTTAAACCTTCTGTCGTTTAACCGGGGTGGGCAGAATTCTTTATGAATGCTTACGCATCCATGGGCATCATGATGTGGTTTAATGATTATCGTCAATGCCCAATTGCTTCAATATTAATTTGACCAGAGATTCTTTGATCTCATTATGCCTTGGTACTGGCGTTTGCTTTCCATTATGTGGATTCGCGTAGATGTCATGCTTGTTGCCATGTCTTTTCAAATAGCATCCTGACCTGACAAGTCTTTTAATCAGGCTGGTCCGCTACAAACCGCAACCTCAATCTCCATTGTCCTGGATTCAGGGTGAGCGGGCATGTCAGCTTCCTGGACGATCATTTGATACGCATCCCGGATATTCTCCTGAAGCTCTTCAATTGTCTCGCCCTGGCTGAATACGCCTGGGACTTCCTGCAGGCGACCTACATACCATCCGTCGTCGATCCAGTATTCCAAGGTAAAATTTTTCAACATAATACTCACCTCTATTTATTGTAAAAAATAGTTGCACACAGGGGAAATCCGTGGTCCGTTTGGACGTTTGGGAGTATGGGGGTATGAACCCGTAATCCGTGGTCCGAAAGCCGAAGTCGGAAGTCC includes the following:
- a CDS encoding type II toxin-antitoxin system HicA family toxin, which produces MKRHGNKHDIYANPHNGKQTPVPRHNEIKESLVKLILKQLGIDDNH
- a CDS encoding type II toxin-antitoxin system HicB family antitoxin, with the protein product MLKNFTLEYWIDDGWYVGRLQEVPGVFSQGETIEELQENIRDAYQMIVQEADMPAHPESRTMEIEVAVCSGPA